GCGGGCCTGCTGCCGCTGGCCATCATCTTTTCCGTGACCGGGGCCTTCATGACCGGCATCACCAGCCTGGTGGAAAGTTCTGCCGTAGGCGCGCTGGTGGCCACCCTGGCCGCGCTGGTCAAACGGCGCCTCAACGGCAAGGTGATGCGGGTGGTGCTGGTGCAGACGCTGAGCGTGAGCTGCATGTTCATGTGGATCATCATGGCCGCGCTGTGCTTCAGCTCCGTGTTCGACGGCCTGGGCGCCGTGCACGCCATCAAGACGCTCTTTCTCGATGGCTGGCACCTCAGCCCGTGGGGCGTGCTGATCATCATGCAACTGTCCTACCTGGTCATGGGCATGTTCCTGGACGACACGGCCATGCTGGTCATCGTGGCCCCGCTGTACATTCCGCTGGTCAAGGCGCTGGGCTTCGACCCCATCTGGTACGGCGTGCTGTACACCATCACCTGCCAGATAGCCTACATGACCCCGCCCTTCGGCTACAACCTGTTCCTGATGAAGGCCATGGCGCCCAAGGGCGTGACCCTGAGCGACATATACAGCTCCATCATCCCCATGGTAATCCTGATGCTCATAGGCTTGGTGCTTGTCATGGTCTTCCCCGACATCGCCATGTTCCTGCCCCGCGTGCTCCTGTAAGAGAGGCAGCCATGAATGTGCACAGTCCGCTACGCGAACTGCTGGCCAAGGCGTCCCCCCTGCGTTCGGGGGACGTCCTGGCCGGTGTGGCGGCGGCCAGCGACGAAGAGCGCGTGCGCGCCCAGATGTTGCTGGCCGACGTGCCGCTGAAGCGCTTTCTCGACGAGGCGGTGATTCCCTACGAGGACGACGAGATCACCCGCCTGATCCTGGACAGCCACGACGCGGCGGCCTTCGCGCCGGTAGGCTCGTACACCGTGGGCCAGTTCCGCGACTGGCTGCTTACCGACGCGGTCGATCATGCCAGCCTTGCCGCCCTTGCCCCCGGCCTGACCCCGGAAATGGTGGCGGCCGCCAGCAAGCTGATGCGCTTGCAGGACTTGGTGCTGGTGGCCTCCAAGTGCCGGGTGGTCACGCGTTTTCGCAACACCATCGGGCTGCCGGGCCACTTTTCGGCCCGGCTGCAACCCAACCATCCCACGGACGACGCCCGGGGCATCCTGGCCTCGACCATCGACGGGCTGTACTACGGCTCGGGCGATGCGGTCATCGGCATCAACCCGGCCTCGGACAGCCTGGAAAACATCGCCCGGCTGATGCACCTGCTGGACGAACTGATTGCCCGGTACGAGATACCCACCCAAAGCTGCGTGCTCACCCACGTGACCAGCGCCATGGAACTCATCCGGCGGGGCACCCCGCTGGACCTGTGCTTCCAGTCCATTGCCGGGACGGAAAAGGCCAACGCCAGCTTCGGCATCAACCTCGGCCTGCTGGACGAGGCGAGCCAGGCCACGCTGGAATTGCAGCGCGGCACGCTGGGCGACAACGTGATGTACTTCGAAACGGGGCAGGGCAGCGCGCTTTCGGCCAACGCCCACCACGGCGTGGACCAGCAGACCGTGGAATGCCGGGCCTACGCCGTGGCGCGCCGGTACCGCCCGTTGCTGGTGAACACGGTGGTGGGCTTCATCGGCCCGGAATACCTCTACAACGGCAAGCAGATCATTCGGGCCGGGCTGGAGGATCACTGCTGCGGCAAGCTGCTGGGCCTGCCCATGGGCGTGGACATCTGCTACACCAACCACGCCGACGCGGACCAGGACGACATGGATGCGCTGCTGACCCTGCTGGGCACGGCGGGCTGCAATTTCATCATGGGTGTGCCCGGCGCGGACGACATCATGCTCAACTACCAGTCCACGTCGTTTCACGATGCCGCCTACCTGCGCAAGCTGCTGGGCAAGCGCCCGGCTCCGGAGTTCGAGGCGTGGCTGGAACGCATGGGCATCCACGACGGGGACGGCAACCTGCTGCCGCCGGGCGGGGCCTTGCTGGGGCTTGAGCAGCGCGTGCGGCAGGACGACTGAGGAGGAACGCCATGGACAGCGCACGACACGACGAGCCTGCGGCGCGGCCCGCGCCGGTGACCGACGATACGTGGAGCGACCTGCGCCGCCACACTGACGCCCGCATTGCCCTGGGCCGTTGTGGCGTAAGCCTGCCGCATGGCCGGTGGCTGGATTTTCGCATGGCCCACGCCAAGGCGCGTGACGCGGTGCTGACCCCCTTCGACATGGCGGGGGTACGCGCTGCTCTGGAACAGGGCGGCGAGCAGTGTCTGGAACTGCACAGCGCGGCGGCGGACACGGCGGAATTCCTGGCCCGGCCCGACAAGGGGCGCCAGCTTTCCGAGGCCTCGCGGGGCATCCTGCGCGAGACCGTGGCCGCGCAGGCCACGGGCGCAAGGGGGGCGGACATCTGCGTGGTCGTCAGCAGCGGACTGTCTGCCCGCGCGGTGCACGAGAACGCCGTGCCCTTCGCCACCCGGTTCCTGGCACAGGCCCGCGCCGCAGGGTACACCACCACGCCCGTGGCGCTGGTGGATCACGGGCGCGTGGCCGTGGCCGACGAGGTGGCCCACTTGCTGGGCGCCCGGCTGGTGGTGATGCTGATCGGCGAGCGACCGGGCCTCAGTTCGCCCAATTCGCTGGGGGTCTACCTGACCTTCGCGCCCGTTCCCGGCTGTACGGACGAGGCACGCAACTGCATTTCCAACGTGCGCCCCGGCGGTCTCCCCATCGAAGACGGCGTGCGCAAGCTGTGCTACCTGGTGCAGGGAGCCTTTGCGGCCGGGCTGACCGGCGTGAACCTGAAGGACGACATGCCGGGGGACTACCTGCCCTTTGCCCCGGCGCCCGCCCTGGCGGACTGAGGCTTCCGCCCCTTTCCCGCGCGCTTTCGCCGGGTGCCGTGCCCGCCCGGCACCGTACCGGCGGGCGCCCCCGAAGCCCCGTGCAGGGGGCTCTACCCCTGTCCCGTGATCTGTCCCGGTTCGCAAAAGCGACCGATGACCGCATTCAGGGTATTCATGTCCGCGGGCTTCGTGACGTAGGCGTCCATGCCCGCGCCCAGGAACCGTTCCCGGTCGCCCTCCATGGCATAGGCCGTCAGCGCCACGATGGGGATGCCCCCCCTGTCCGGCCCGGCCTCGCCCTTGCGGATGCGTTCCACGGCCTCCATGCCGTCCATGATGGGCATCTGGATGTCCATGAGCACCATGTCGAAGGCTTCGGCGGCCAACGCTTGCAGGCCCGCGCGTCCGTCGCCCGCCACGGTGACGGCGTGTCCCGCCTTTTCCAGCATCCGGCGCAGGGCCATCTGGGTCACCGGGTCGTCTTCCACCAGCAGGATCCGGCAGGGAGGGGGAACGTCCGGCATGGCGCCGGGCATCACGCCCGTCCAGTCCTGCGTATCCGCCCTGTCCGGCCTGTCCGCCCTGTCTGCCCTGTCCGGCCTGTCCGGCCTGTCTGCCCTGTCCGGCCTGTCCGGCCTGTCTGGGGCATTCTGCGTATCCTGCGTATCCGGTGCATCGGGCACATCCATCCCCTCGCCAGGGTCGGACACCACGGTGAAGGGCAGGCTGACGCAGGCCGTGGTGCCCGCGCCTTCCTCGCTCTCGATGGTGATGTCCCCGCCCATCAGGTGCACCAGCCGCTTGCAGATGGAAAGCCCCAGCCCGGCGCCCTGGTGCGAACGGCGCATTCCGTTGCTGACCTGGGTGAACGGTTCGAACAACTCGCCCAGCTTGTCTTCCGGAATGCCGCACCCGGTATCCGCAATGGTGAACAGCACCCGGCAGGAAGGGCCGTGCAGCGGTGGCAGGCGGCGGGCCGCCAGCGTGATGCCGCCGCTTCTGGTGAACTTGAAGGAATTGCCCAGCAGGTTGGTGAGCACCTGTTGCACCCGCACGGTATCGCCCCGCAACGTTTCCGGGATGGCCGGGTCCATGCGCATCTTGAGCTGTATCCCCGTTTGCAGCGAGATGGGCAGGAACAGTTCCACCACCTGCTGCACCGATGTCGCGAGTTGGAAGGGAACGTGCCGGATTTCCAGCTTGCCCGATTCGATGCGTGACAGGTCCAGCATGTCGGAAAGCAGGCGCGCCAGCCGTCTGCCGGACTGGATGGCGATGTCCGCGTAGTCTTTCTGTTCGGCATTCAGCCGCGTGGTGTGCATGAGCTGGAGCATGCCGAGAATGCCGTTGAGCGGTGTGCGGATTTCGTGGCTCATGTTGGCCAGGAACTCGCTCTTGGCCTTGCTGGCCGCCTCTGCCCGCAGCTTGGCGTTGACCAGTTCGATCTCCGCCGTCTTGCGCTCGGTGATGTCCTGGAACGTCCCCAGGATGAGTTGTTCCCCGTGCTCTTCCACCCGGCCCACCGCGCGCAGGTGGGTCCACTTGCGGGTGCCCCGGCTGGTGATGATCTCGCATTCCAGTTCCACGTGGGTGCCGTCACGGGCCACGGTTTGCAGCATCTCCCGCACCCTGGGCCGGTATTCCGGCGCGTAGAACGAAATGCCTTCGGCAAGGCCCGGCTTGTAGTCCGGCGGCACTTCAAGGATGCGGTTGACCTCGTCGGTCCAGACCAGCGTGTCGGACCGGATGCCCGCCTTCCAGCCGCCCACGCGGGCGATGCGCTGGGTTTCCATCAGGAACATTTCGTGTTCGCGCAGGGTGTCTTCCGCCCGGCGGCGTTCGGTGATGTCTTCCGCGATGATCAGCCCGTACAGGTGACCGCCGTCGGGCGCGATGATGCATTTGAGGATGCAGCTGACCAGCGTGGTCTTGCGGCCCGTTACCGAAGTGTAGTTGCCTTCGTACAGGCCTATGCCGCCTTGGAAGGCGGTGCGTACGGCCCCCAGCATCTCGGGGTCGCGCAGGTCGTGCCGCAGGTCGAGCCCCAGCACCTTCTGGCGAGGCGCGCCGACGATTTCCTGGAATTTGGCGTTCAGGTCGATGATGCGGCCTTCGTCATCGAAGTGGGCGATGCCCACGGGCGACTGGTCGAACAGGATGCGGTAGCGCTCCTGGCTGTGGCGGATGTCCGTCTTGGCCTGGCGCAGGCGGATGACGTGGAAGACCAGAAATATCGTCAGGGCCAGGATGACCACCAGCGATGCCGCCGCCACCCGCAGTTCGCGCCGGTAGATGATCCACGGCGACGAAGGGGCGTTGATGATGCGGCTGTCCGGCGGCAGTTGCCTTTCCGCGATGCCGAAGCGCGCCAGCACGTGGTGGTCGAAGGTGTAGCGGTTGGCCGCGTCGCCCCCCACCACGGGAACGTCGGCGGGAGAGGTGCCGTTCATGATGCGCAGGGCCAGTTGTGCCGCCACGCGTCCCTGCTCGAAATGCGAGATGACCTTGCCGCCCGCCAGCCCCTTGCCCAGGCCGTGTTCCCACAGGTGGAACACCGGCACCCCGGCGTGGCGCAGGATGAAGGCCAGGCTTTCCTCGAATTGTTTGGGCGTGCCTACCGCGTCCTCGTAGGCCGAAAGCAGCAGGATGGCGTCGCCGGGGGGCAGGGCGGCCATGCGGCGGGCCAGGTCGTCCCAGGTCAGGTCTTCCAGCGACAGTTCTCCGCTGGGCGCCGGGGCGTTGTGGGCCGCCAGTTCGCGAAAGGTCAGAGCGTCCGCCCGGCCGGACAGCGTGGTGTCCGAAATGGCGTGGATGGTGCCGCGCGGGCGCAACTGGTGGATCAGGTCCAGCGTTTCCTGCATGGAAACCGCCTCGATGACCCCGGTGAAGGCGGCGCCGCCGCTCAGGCCCTGGGCCAGCGCCACGTTGTTGACCCCGCAGAAGACCACGGGGGTGGTGGGGAACAGGGCGTCCCGGTGCTCCAGGGCGAGGTTCAGCGCGTTGTCGTCCGAGGTGATGATGACGTCGTACGGGGCCACGCGGGACAGCTTGTAGCGCAGGTGATCAAGAAAGTGGGCCTGATTGGGCGGATCGTTGAAGCGCTTGCTGTCCATGAACTCCACGTCCAGGGGCACGCCCGCCGGGTCCAACTCGGAGCGGATGCCGTCGATCTGCTGGAAGAAGGTGGGGAATGCCGGGTGGTAGGAACTGATCAGCAGGGCGCGTTGCGGTGCGGCATGACCAGGTGCGGGCCGCGCGGCCAGGGCCAGGCAGCACGCGCAGGCCAGCAGCACGGCCCGGAGAATGGGGAGGGGGGCAGGGCGAATGCGGTATCGGACCGCCCCCCCGCCCGGTGCGGATGGCGGGGCGGAAAGCCGTGGGCTGTCGGACGTGGGGCACGAGGCAGGGCCGGTGCACCGCTGCGGGGTGGGACCGGGGCTGGGACAGCGGCTGAAGCGGAGACAGGGGGCGCTGGTGCTCATGGAATGTCCCGGTGTGTTCCGGCGCGGCAGCATGATGCGAGCGCCTGTGCCCTGTGGGCGCGGCAGGGTGCGAAAGGCCCTGGCATGCGCCAACCCGCACCGGGATTGCGCCCGAAGCCCTGAGTGTAGTGTATCCTGCGGGAATGTGCAGTCCCTGATTTTTTTGGGCCGGTGTCCGGACAGGCGCAGGGCAAATGCGGCGGAACCGGAACAGCGAGGGAGCCGGAACCGCCGCAATGGTGGAGAGCGTGGAAAATCGGGGGGGCCGGGTGAGGGGGCGGCGGTAGGGGGCTGGGGGGCTGGGGGTAACAGCGGCGCTGCGGCAGGCCGGGCGGGCTCGTTACTGCCCCTGCTTGACGGCCAGCGGAGTGCCCGCCTGCCCGGCGTAGAAGACGATGATCTCGGCGGGCTCGCTGCCGGGGTTGAAGCCAAGGTGCGGGGTGTTCACCACCTCGACGATGGGGTCGCCCGCCGCGAGGCGCAGTTCCTTGCCGTCCTCCGTAACCACCACAAGCTGCCCGCGCGTCAGCACCCCGGCGTTGATCACCGGGTGATGGTGCAGGGGCAGGCGCGCCCCGGCGGGAATGGTGATGCGCAGGATGGTGACCTGTGGCTGGCCCTGCGGATAGGCGGGCAGCATGGCGCCGTCCCAACTGCGCTCCGACTGGACCAACTGGACGGAACTGACGGCCTGGCTGGCGGTCTGCGGTGAGGCTTGTGAGGATGCCTGGGGGGTGGGGGGGGGAGCATCTGGCGCGTTCGCGTGCCGGGTCGCGCATCCACCAGACAGGAGCAGGGCGGACAGGAGCAGGGCATACAGGAACGGGGCGAGCATGTGCGGAGTGCCCGACAGCCGGGAAGCAGGGGCGACAGGGCAAGGGATGAAGGCGCGGGCGGTGGGCATGCTGCTTCCCAGGGTGTGTTCAGGTGTGGGGCAAGGGTGGGGAACCGGCGGTTTGCGCCTGCCCCGCCAAGGCCGGAGCGGGAAGGGGTGCCAGCTCTGCCCGGCTGCGTCAGGGGCAGCCGGACGAAACGCCACGCAGGGGCCAGTCGGGCGACGGGCAGGCGACACTCAGGGGGCAGTCGCGCCCGCCTTCAGGTGCTTCTGCCGCTTGCGGTCGTACATCAGCGTGTCGCACCGCTTCAGCAGGGCGTCAACGCATTCGCCGTCGCGCGAGCAGGCCAGCCCGTAGCTGAAGGCCACCCGGTACGGCCTGCCGGAGGCCGCATCCTGATCTGCCAGGGTGCTTTCAAGGGTGCAGAGCCGTTCGTAGAACGCGGCGGGTTCGTTGTCGAACTGGACCACGGCGAATTCGTCGCCGCCAAAACGCATCACGCTGAACCCCTCTCCAAAGGTATCCCGCAGCCCTTCCGCAAGCGTCAGCAACGCCTGGTCCCCGGCCGCGTGCCCGTACCTGTCGTTGATGGCCTTCAGGCCGTCCATGTCCAGCAGGGCCACGCACATTTTCAGTTCGCGCATGCGGCGGGCCTTTGCGATGGCGTTGCGGTATGCCGTCCTGTTGGCCAGCTTGGTCAGTTCATCGCGCTCGGACGAATTGATGAACACGGACACCAGCAGGATGATGCACGAGATGGCCCAGCTGCTCCATATTGTAAGAAACGTGAAATAGGTAAGCTGGATGATCGCGGTGGCGGCGGGCAGGGCCAGGGCCAGGGCGAACAGGGCCATTTCTTCCCGCTTCAGCCGGTTGCGCTGGCGAATCAGCAACCCCGCCGCCAGTGCCTGATAACCGTAGAACATGGCGGGGGATACGGCGAACCACGGCCCGCGCGAGTAGGTGTTGTCCGGGGCGATGGAGAACAGCAGTCCCGCGTGGTAGCTGAGCAGGGCCAGTGCCGCGTTGCATGCCAGGGGAAGCGCCCAGAACAGGACGGACGATGCGGCAAGGCGCGTGCCGGTCCAATGGTGCAGGAAGGTCCACGTCAGGAAGGCGGGCACGGGCACCAGCAGAAAGCCGATGCTGTTGACCAGCTTGCCGAAGGGCACAAGCTGCGCGTTGTCGCGGATCGCGCCGTTGAAATTGGTATCCAGCGCCACACTGCATGCTTCAAGTACCAGCAGTGTGAAGACGCACACCATGGCTGCAATAAGATGTCGATGCGCGGGAATGCCCTTGTCCAGCTTGATGCCCGCCACGACAATGGCGGGAAGCAATGCGAGACACATGAGGATGTCGACATGGATCGTGGACAGGTACGTCATGAAGTGTGTGCCTGCTGTGCGTACGGGGCCACATGCGGTTGCAGTTGCACATCGCGGATGCCACACGCGCGGAGTGCTTTTGCGGGGCGGACTCGTGCCCGCCGTAGTGTCGTCTCCGTCACCGTGCCTGAGGCAGTAGAGCGTACCGGAACGGTTCCGTCAAGGGGGCGGGATGACGGGAGATGCGTGGCGGGAGGGGAAGCTGTCCCCTACACCCGCACCTTCTTCTCGTACAGGTCGGGCAGGTCGTTTTCCAGCAGCACGGCGTCGCCGGGGCCGATGTTGGCGGCCAGCCAGGCGCGGGCGGTGGCGAAGTCCGCGCATTCCATCACAAGCTGGTCCGGCCCGGCGGCGGCGCGGAAGGCCTCCACCAGGGTGGGGATGCGGGCCGGGGCCACGGCCAGCAGCACGTCGGCGCAGGCTGCGGCGCGCGCGCCAAGGTCGGCGTGGGCGCTGTCGTGCAGGGTGCCCAGTTCCACCATGCCGGGGGTCACCAGCACGCCGCGCCGCCCGGACTTGCGGTACAGGTCCAGCAGGTCGAGGGCGGAGGCGAAGCCGGAGGGGTTGGAATTGTAGGCATCGTCGATGAGCACGGAACCGTCGGGCTGGGGCTTCACCTCCAGCCGGTGGGTGATCTGCGGCAGGCTGCGCAGGGCGCTGACCACCCGCTGCGGCTCCACGCCCACCCCGCACGCGGCGGCAAAGGCCAGGGCCACGTTGTCCACGTGGTGCATGCCGTGGATGGGCGCGCGCAACTCGTATTCCTGCCCCTGGTACAGCAGGCGGGCATGGATGCCGGAAAGGTCCTGCCCGGCCTCCAGCACGCGCACGGAAGGTTCCGGCGCGCCCGCAACGTCCGGTCCGGCGCCCCCGTCCGTACCCGCGCACAGCAGCACCGCGCCCGCATTGGCAGCGGCAAAGTCGCGCGCATGGTCGTAACCCAGCAGGGCGGCGGGCAGCACCACCCGGCCCCCACGGGCCACGGTGGCGTGCGCCAGTTCGAACTTGGCCCGCACCACGGTGGCCAGATCCTTGAAGCGTTCGTAGTGCGCCGGGCCCACGTTGGTGATGATGGCGAAATCGGGCGGGGCCAGCCTGCACAGCCGTTCGATGGAGCCGATGCCGTAGGCGCCCATTTCCGCGATGAAGAAGCGGTGCGCGTCGGTCAGCTTTTCCCGGATGATCCGCGAAATGCCCATGGGCGTGTTGATGCTGCCCGGCGTCATCAGCGTGGGGTGGTAGCAGCCCAGCACGTGGGCCAGGATGTGCTTCACGCTGGTCTTGCCGTACGAACCGGTGACCGCGATCACCGTGGGCGCAAGGCGCAGCAGCTTTTCGTGCGCCTCGTTCCAGAAGCCCTGCTGGATGCGCGCCTCCAGCGGGGCCAGCGATGCATTGGCCGCCACCAGCGTCAGCGGCAGGGCCTGCACCCCGAGTATCCAGAACGGCAGCAGCGCAGCGGGCGTGGCCGGGCACAGGGCAAGGGCCACGGCGTACACCGCCGTCAGTGTCAGCGCCACGGACAGGATGCGCCTGACCCGCGCGGTGAGCACCAGTTTTTTCTTGGCGGCGTGCAGCGGATTGTCTTCCACGGCGGCCACGGCCAGCAGCACAAGGCCCGCCGCCCATTTGGCGTACGCAGCGGACTCAGGCGCGGCCAGCGCCGCGCCCCAGCAGGCCAGCAGGGGAAGGGTGGCGCGCTTGTCGAAGGCGCGGGCGGCGGCCATCCAGCGGAAAAAGCGCGGGCCGTCGTATTCTTCCTGCTGAAAGATGTGCAGCCAGGTCAGGCTGCGCCGCACGGCGAACGCAAGAAACGCCGCGCCCAGAAACAGAGAGCTAGCCACCGAAGATTTCCTCGCAGAAGGTGTCCAGGGCGTACACGGCCTGATGGCCGCCCGCCGTCAGAATGTCCAGATGCCCGAAGCGCGGCAGCACCTGCAAGTGCGCGTGCGCCAGCAGCCGGGCAAAGTCCTGCCCCATGGAGGGCGGGGTTTCCGTGTCGTTTTCTCCGTACAGCAGGTGCACGGGGCAGGCCACGCGGGCGGCCACGTCGGACAGGTTCTCGTTGACCACGCTGACGAACACGGGGCGCAAGGGGCCAGCGTTGGCGTAGTCCGCGCTGCCGAAGAAGCGGCGCACCCGCTCCGCGCCAAAGCCCAGCCAGTTGAGGTGCTTCAGCGTCTTGAACGCGGCGATGCGGCACCCGCGCGTGAATTTTTCCATGGGGGTTCGGCGGCGGGGCAGCCCGGCGGCGGCCATCAGGAACAGGCCGTCCAGCAGGTCCGGGTGGCGGGCCGCCAGTTGCAGGCCCACCCGGCAGCCGAAGGAATGCCCCACCCATATCCGTTTGCCGCGCGGCAGGGTGCGCAGCCAGGCGGCGGCATGGTCGGCGTAGTCCTGCGTGCCCCAGGTGGCGGGCGGCATGCCGGAGCGACCGAAGCCGGGCATGTCCAGCAGGTAGTTGTCGCGCCCGTGGGTGCAGGTGTTGGCCAGCGGCAGCAGGTTGGCGTGGGTGTGCATCCAGCCGTGCGCCCATATGATCTGCGGGACGATTTGGGGGACGATTTGGGGGGCTGTCTGCGGGGCGGTCTGGGGGACGGTGGGGGGCGCGGCATCCGCAGCGCCGGTGTTCCCCGGCTTTCGGCGGGCGGGCGCGGCGTTCGGCAGGTGCACCACGTGCAGGTGCGGGGCTGCCGGGTCTGCTGCGGCGGCGGGGGGCGTGGCTGTGAACGGGGCGGAATCCATGCTGGCCTCAAGGTGGTGTGTTCGGCGCTGCGGCCATTGCCTGCGTGCGGAAAGTGCCGCGGAAACGGGCGGGGCCAACGGCGTGGCGCGCCCCGTGGTGTACACCGGGGGTGCGCGAAGGGGCAAGGGGCGGCCTGATGCGTGCCGGATGGGGGGCGGGCGTCGGACGGGTGTTGGGCGCGACGGCAAGTCCCTACGTGCGGTGGAGGCGTCAGGCGCGGATAAGCGAAACGCG
This DNA window, taken from Nitratidesulfovibrio sp., encodes the following:
- a CDS encoding ethanolamine ammonia-lyase subunit EutB, with the translated sequence MNVHSPLRELLAKASPLRSGDVLAGVAAASDEERVRAQMLLADVPLKRFLDEAVIPYEDDEITRLILDSHDAAAFAPVGSYTVGQFRDWLLTDAVDHASLAALAPGLTPEMVAAASKLMRLQDLVLVASKCRVVTRFRNTIGLPGHFSARLQPNHPTDDARGILASTIDGLYYGSGDAVIGINPASDSLENIARLMHLLDELIARYEIPTQSCVLTHVTSAMELIRRGTPLDLCFQSIAGTEKANASFGINLGLLDEASQATLELQRGTLGDNVMYFETGQGSALSANAHHGVDQQTVECRAYAVARRYRPLLVNTVVGFIGPEYLYNGKQIIRAGLEDHCCGKLLGLPMGVDICYTNHADADQDDMDALLTLLGTAGCNFIMGVPGADDIMLNYQSTSFHDAAYLRKLLGKRPAPEFEAWLERMGIHDGDGNLLPPGGALLGLEQRVRQDD
- the eutC gene encoding ethanolamine ammonia-lyase subunit EutC — translated: MDSARHDEPAARPAPVTDDTWSDLRRHTDARIALGRCGVSLPHGRWLDFRMAHAKARDAVLTPFDMAGVRAALEQGGEQCLELHSAAADTAEFLARPDKGRQLSEASRGILRETVAAQATGARGADICVVVSSGLSARAVHENAVPFATRFLAQARAAGYTTTPVALVDHGRVAVADEVAHLLGARLVVMLIGERPGLSSPNSLGVYLTFAPVPGCTDEARNCISNVRPGGLPIEDGVRKLCYLVQGAFAAGLTGVNLKDDMPGDYLPFAPAPALAD
- a CDS encoding ATP-binding protein, with protein sequence MSTSAPCLRFSRCPSPGPTPQRCTGPASCPTSDSPRLSAPPSAPGGGAVRYRIRPAPLPILRAVLLACACCLALAARPAPGHAAPQRALLISSYHPAFPTFFQQIDGIRSELDPAGVPLDVEFMDSKRFNDPPNQAHFLDHLRYKLSRVAPYDVIITSDDNALNLALEHRDALFPTTPVVFCGVNNVALAQGLSGGAAFTGVIEAVSMQETLDLIHQLRPRGTIHAISDTTLSGRADALTFRELAAHNAPAPSGELSLEDLTWDDLARRMAALPPGDAILLLSAYEDAVGTPKQFEESLAFILRHAGVPVFHLWEHGLGKGLAGGKVISHFEQGRVAAQLALRIMNGTSPADVPVVGGDAANRYTFDHHVLARFGIAERQLPPDSRIINAPSSPWIIYRRELRVAAASLVVILALTIFLVFHVIRLRQAKTDIRHSQERYRILFDQSPVGIAHFDDEGRIIDLNAKFQEIVGAPRQKVLGLDLRHDLRDPEMLGAVRTAFQGGIGLYEGNYTSVTGRKTTLVSCILKCIIAPDGGHLYGLIIAEDITERRRAEDTLREHEMFLMETQRIARVGGWKAGIRSDTLVWTDEVNRILEVPPDYKPGLAEGISFYAPEYRPRVREMLQTVARDGTHVELECEIITSRGTRKWTHLRAVGRVEEHGEQLILGTFQDITERKTAEIELVNAKLRAEAASKAKSEFLANMSHEIRTPLNGILGMLQLMHTTRLNAEQKDYADIAIQSGRRLARLLSDMLDLSRIESGKLEIRHVPFQLATSVQQVVELFLPISLQTGIQLKMRMDPAIPETLRGDTVRVQQVLTNLLGNSFKFTRSGGITLAARRLPPLHGPSCRVLFTIADTGCGIPEDKLGELFEPFTQVSNGMRRSHQGAGLGLSICKRLVHLMGGDITIESEEGAGTTACVSLPFTVVSDPGEGMDVPDAPDTQDTQNAPDRPDRPDRADRPDRPDRADRADRPDRADTQDWTGVMPGAMPDVPPPCRILLVEDDPVTQMALRRMLEKAGHAVTVAGDGRAGLQALAAEAFDMVLMDIQMPIMDGMEAVERIRKGEAGPDRGGIPIVALTAYAMEGDRERFLGAGMDAYVTKPADMNTLNAVIGRFCEPGQITGQG
- a CDS encoding cupin domain-containing protein yields the protein MPTARAFIPCPVAPASRLSGTPHMLAPFLYALLLSALLLSGGCATRHANAPDAPPPTPQASSQASPQTASQAVSSVQLVQSERSWDGAMLPAYPQGQPQVTILRITIPAGARLPLHHHPVINAGVLTRGQLVVVTEDGKELRLAAGDPIVEVVNTPHLGFNPGSEPAEIIVFYAGQAGTPLAVKQGQ
- a CDS encoding GGDEF domain-containing protein: MTYLSTIHVDILMCLALLPAIVVAGIKLDKGIPAHRHLIAAMVCVFTLLVLEACSVALDTNFNGAIRDNAQLVPFGKLVNSIGFLLVPVPAFLTWTFLHHWTGTRLAASSVLFWALPLACNAALALLSYHAGLLFSIAPDNTYSRGPWFAVSPAMFYGYQALAAGLLIRQRNRLKREEMALFALALALPAATAIIQLTYFTFLTIWSSWAISCIILLVSVFINSSERDELTKLANRTAYRNAIAKARRMRELKMCVALLDMDGLKAINDRYGHAAGDQALLTLAEGLRDTFGEGFSVMRFGGDEFAVVQFDNEPAAFYERLCTLESTLADQDAASGRPYRVAFSYGLACSRDGECVDALLKRCDTLMYDRKRQKHLKAGATAP
- the murF gene encoding UDP-N-acetylmuramoyl-tripeptide--D-alanyl-D-alanine ligase, producing MASSLFLGAAFLAFAVRRSLTWLHIFQQEEYDGPRFFRWMAAARAFDKRATLPLLACWGAALAAPESAAYAKWAAGLVLLAVAAVEDNPLHAAKKKLVLTARVRRILSVALTLTAVYAVALALCPATPAALLPFWILGVQALPLTLVAANASLAPLEARIQQGFWNEAHEKLLRLAPTVIAVTGSYGKTSVKHILAHVLGCYHPTLMTPGSINTPMGISRIIREKLTDAHRFFIAEMGAYGIGSIERLCRLAPPDFAIITNVGPAHYERFKDLATVVRAKFELAHATVARGGRVVLPAALLGYDHARDFAAANAGAVLLCAGTDGGAGPDVAGAPEPSVRVLEAGQDLSGIHARLLYQGQEYELRAPIHGMHHVDNVALAFAAACGVGVEPQRVVSALRSLPQITHRLEVKPQPDGSVLIDDAYNSNPSGFASALDLLDLYRKSGRRGVLVTPGMVELGTLHDSAHADLGARAAACADVLLAVAPARIPTLVEAFRAAAGPDQLVMECADFATARAWLAANIGPGDAVLLENDLPDLYEKKVRV
- a CDS encoding alpha/beta hydrolase; the encoded protein is MDSAPFTATPPAAAADPAAPHLHVVHLPNAAPARRKPGNTGAADAAPPTVPQTAPQTAPQIVPQIVPQIIWAHGWMHTHANLLPLANTCTHGRDNYLLDMPGFGRSGMPPATWGTQDYADHAAAWLRTLPRGKRIWVGHSFGCRVGLQLAARHPDLLDGLFLMAAAGLPRRRTPMEKFTRGCRIAAFKTLKHLNWLGFGAERVRRFFGSADYANAGPLRPVFVSVVNENLSDVAARVACPVHLLYGENDTETPPSMGQDFARLLAHAHLQVLPRFGHLDILTAGGHQAVYALDTFCEEIFGG